The nucleotide window tctatctatccactgtgctgtttAGCTGCCcagaacatagtaaatgcttaataaacgtTGACTTGACTGATATGCAATTTCTAAAAGAAGTTGATAGTTCAATAGTCTTTTTCCTCAGGTTTAGAGTCCCCGCAGTGTTATTTACCCTGGAAGTTGCACAAATTTAGACATGATGAAAGAAAACACTTTGTCCCCATTAGAGTTCTTCCAGGGTGGAACAGCCTGCCTGGACTTTGGGCTGAGTAGGGTTCCCCTGGCTCCAGTGTAAGCTGGACGACTCTCACTGGATCTGTGGTGGATGGGATGCCCATTCACATATGgtagcctctgaggttcctttacTGAAATTTCCAGGATGTGGGGTCTCTGCAGGCAAAGCCTTTGAATGCTTCCATTGTTTTCTCCAGCTGCTTTGATCTTAGTATCTTCTGGCAGGGCCATTTCAGGGCTCTCAGGGACCATCTGATAGTCACTCAGTAAATCAGCACCCTCTTGGAATTCATTGATGTGAGAAACTATGATGTGGACACTCTTTCTACCCAGGCCACTGGGGAACATCCCAGCAATTTACAGGCTCAGAGAGTTACCTAGAGGAGGAGTACATATAAAAAATGAGCATTTGAGAGAATTTTAGAGGGAGGGTATTAGGTATGATTAAATTAAttctaaattaaagaaataaattaaagaaaggagAGGCATATGCTGAGTCTTGGTGGAAGCGAGGGATtccaggaaactgaggtgaggAGAGGACATGGCAGTCATGGGGAACAGCCTATATGAAGTCAGACAGAAGAAGTGGAATGCTGTGTCTGGGGGGACAGAAAACAGGCCAGTTTGACTGGGCAGCTGCacataggaagagagagagaagtatgtAATAATGCACCAGGCAGTAAAGGGCATTTGATGCCAAGCTGAGAAGTATTTTATCCTGGAACCAAAAGGGAGCCATGGAAGATTCTTGAGCTGGGGAGTGATacagtctgatttttttcttaaggaagaCAGTCCAGACAGGTCAGTGAATCATGGAGAGGATCAGAAGAGAACTGTGTGACGTGCAGATTCACttttgattccaggacagaagaagGTCGTGGTAGGGCTAGTCTGATGAGGTTGTTTTTTAGTGGGCTACTTCAGAAGGGAAGCATGAGGAATAATTAGAGAATTTCTAATAATTTGCCAGTCAAAGCAACACTATGGCCATAATATTTAGTAATAAAGTAATCATAATAGAAAGGAGGCAGGTGATCATGGACCTGGGCCAGTAGAACGTGGGTTCCCTCCAACACCTCCtgactttgtgaccttaggcaagtcacttcactcctcaGTGCTCTGAGTAACTCTCCAAGGCTTGAGGTTGTAGAGAAGGTGCCAGCTTGTCCAGGGAGAGGGAGCTTCCTTCCCTAGCTCAGACCTTGTTGCTACCTTTTTAGGGGGAAGGACAAGAGCCACAGTCCATGACATCCTCCTTGGCGGCTCCTCTGCTAGGGCTTCCCCTGGCCTCAGAGCCCTTCGGGTAGAGCACAGCCTCCGTCAGGACCAGCTCCTCTGAGTCTGTGTGTCTGCAGTCTGAGGGCAAGCTGAGCCCTGGTCAGGGAGGACCCTGCCCACATTGACCTCAGAAGGGGCTGCACGCTCTCTTCATGGATAGTGTGCATCAGGACCAAATCAGAAATCCTTCAAATAccaaaacatcaacaacaataatCGATCAATTAACCACGTGTGGTCTCTAGTGTCCTGCCTGCACGGAGGGCGTTTACAAGGATGGGATGACATCCTCCTGTTTTTACGCAGCTACAAAAAAtaccttttatttcctttttatgagTCCTTGGGACAGGTAGTGAGTGGCACAATGCTAGACCTGgaattaagttcaaatctgatttctaatacttcccagctgcatgatcctgggcaagtcacttaaccctatttgcctcagtttcctcatctgtcaaatgagctagagaagaaagtaTCCAAGCGcatccagtgtctctgccaagaaaaccccaaatggggtcacaatgagttgggatgtgactgaaaaaatgGCTGAACATGAACACAAAGTCCTTAGAACACTGAATATCACAGAAGAATGGCATCATGGCACCTTGTTCCAAGAGTGTTTCTGGGGGCACTCCATTGAAGAAGATGAggaacaaaataattataatttactcTTCTGTGTAAAAATTCATATCTGATTTCATCCTTGAACCCAAGTTCACAATGGCTAGGTGATCCCTGACAGGCCACTTGTCTCTTAGGTGATCCCTAGCAGGCCCTCAGTATCTTCAGCAACACTGTAAGACTAAGTTTCAAAGCAGGGGCTGATCTGGATTGATAGACATAATTTCTTCCGGGGAGATCCCTGTGTCAAAAAAGTCATGGTTCTAGCTGGAAAAGGCCATTCTTGCTGCGCAGCTGTCTTTTACCCTCAGGATTGGGCCCCTCCAATAGGCTGTCATTGGTTGGAGGCCACCATGTTGGAAGAGATTTCTTTCCCAAATTAAAACTTGGTTTTTAGCCATCCCTACCAACAGCTCCCTCCCTTGTCTCTCCAGCTCCCTACATCCTCAGTGGCCACCAGATCCTTTCTTTGCCCACCCTTGATGTACTTTCCCAAAGCCAATGCCAGTTTGGGAATTCTCCTCCCCTCCTGCCTGCCTGGCTCAGATGGACAACCTCACCGCTAAGTCGGGTTCCTTTTAGTGCCAGCATTGGTCGTCGTTGCCCTGGCACAGTGAGTAGGCAAAGGAGGGCACCAGCAGCCTGTGAATTCTGCGGCTGaagcatccctttcccttcttgtttgttCTGCCAATCCCCATCAGCACAAGTTTGCAGAAGGGTAGATTGCTTTGTCTTTGGGCTTGAGTCGGACCCCCAGAGAGTGGATAGTGAGTAAAGAGgaaagttattttgtttttctctttgttctaaaccagggaaagagagaggggggagagttAAGAAGAAGCCTGACAGAACAAATAATGAAACCTACAGAGAAATGGAATTCGAGGCACCAGGAGTAGGAAGAGCAAGCAGCCTCTTGTTCAAAAAGAGAAGAAGTTGGGAGAAATGGGAGGGAGgtggttatttttaaatgaaggcgAGCCAGAAGAACAATCTAAATAATGGAGagcaaagaacttatatttttttaaaaccttatttcTGACAAGAGAGCAAAGGGAAGAAGATGCGCTTTTTTGTGTTTTGAAATGGGAGAGAGTTACTGTTGCGGTCTGGAAGAATCGCTGGTTTTCTGGCCCATTCCTTTGTCCATGCTTTAGTGGCAGCCCCTCTCAGTGCTTGATATTCCTTCTCTGGTACTGTGGGACTCAGTCCACCTTTCACCCTTGACCCTTCTAGGACTGCAGTGTTCCCTTAAAAATACCAGTGATTCTCTGACCTCTGAACTGCTCATGGTCTAAAAGATGGACGTAGAAATTCAGGACCGTCATGGGATCGTAAAGATAGAGCCAGAAGGGGCTTTAAATGCCATCTAAGTTCATTTCCtcttttaacaaatgaggaaaccgagacctGGAAAATGAAGTAACAAGCCCAATGCCATTCAGGCAGTAGCTTGTACAACTAGGATGTTTACTCGGGTCCTTGCCTCCAGTTCCAACTCTTCCCACTGTTGTTTTCTCCCTGCTTCTCCAATGGACCCACTTTCCTTCTTCTTACTATGGTATTTAGATTGATGTGCTTAAGATTTCTGGTGACCTCCCTGGCTGTACCTCTTTCCCAGTCTTGTCTTGGAGGGATCGTTGTGGACCTCGGCGTGAGGGGATCAGCCAGCTGCCCTAGGGCCCTGTTGCTGCTGACTCTCCAAAGGAGGTCCATGGAGGATCTTCAGTGGATCTATGAGCCTCTCCTCAAAGCAGCCAAAGAACCATTTCTTTCAGTAGGGACTGGCTATTTTGATCTTTCCATGAAGCCCCTTCAGTTCCATTTGAGCACTTCCAAGAACCGGGGGCAGAGCTTTCTACTCCCTTATACAAAGGCAGCCCAGGGCCAGCTAGGGAGCAAGGTGTGGGCATGGGTGCCATGTTGTATAGTTCAGGGCCAGCGGAGCACGTGCAGGCATAGGGACAGTCGCCCCGATGAGGATTCTCTAATGGCGGACCCTGGGCTAAGGCTCCAGTCACTGCACCCCAAGTCAGAGCTCTGTCTCTGGGGTTGTGCCAATTAAGCGCTTTGACATTTTGAGGAATAGTTCAGGGAATTTTCTCTGAGATGGCATTCATGAGCAACAATAACCTTCTGACCTGAATTCTAAAGGAGCCAACAGATGGGTGATGCACCTAACGGACATCTGGAACTTAGTAAGCATTTAACCAATCcttaatcagttttttttttttgtggagatTTTTGATTTATTGGAATAGGAACTCCCAGTAAGAGGATTCCCTTTACCAATATAGATCAACCCTTTATAAAAaatttatagccttagagagtcccctgagaaatgaaatgatttgcccagtcctAGTCAGTAATCATCACAGGTGagacttgaaccaggtcttccAAACCGTGAGGCTGGCTCTCTGGTGGATCTTCCATGCTCTTGTGCTGGGCAGTGGTAGATATTGGCAATTTGAAGACAAAATAGTCTTCTTATTCATAAAGGCTTTCATTCTGTATCACCAAGCTCCTACTAaacaaggcagcagcaggaagaTGTTGGCAATTCTATGTCGCCCAACCCAACTTTggcctcttcttttctttccaggttttactTCCGAGGTTTCCGCTGGACCAAAACCATGATCCACACAGTCAACGAGATCAACCAAAGGAAAGATATCTTGCCCAATATCACCTTAGGCTACCAGATTTTTGACTCTTGCTTCACCATTTCCAAGTCCATGGAAGGGACGTTGTCATTCCTGACGGGACAGGATGAACACAAGCCCAACTTTCGATGCAGTGCTGGTGCCCCCCTGGCTGGGGTCATTGGAGCAGGAGGATCTGCCCTGTCTGTGGCCACTTCAAGGCTCCTGGGCCTCTATTACTTCCCTCAGGTACTTCAAGAATTGGATGTAGACTAAGGCTCAAGAAAAGAAGGACAAACTATGTTTGAGGGAGATGGTGGCAAACGTGAAAATGTCATTTACTTCATTTTTGGCTAGAGGATTGGAAAGGAAGGGGTAGTGTTATCTTCCTTGGCCCTGTCTTCCCTTGGGTACTTGGGAGAAGTTAATTCTGAGGCAGGTgagtgatgcaatggatagagtactaagaagacctgaattcaattctgCACTCCTACTAGGCAAGTCAAATTTAATTGTCTTAATGTCATGAGtacaagatggcagagtaatgaCTAGACATTTTAACTTGTCTTAAAGAAACACTACCTACCACTTAGACTTCTTTCCCTCTACCAAGGGGAATGGGCTACTTGGGTAGGTAGCAGTgcattcctcttcctcctcctggaaATAGCCTAGCAAGTCTGGATGGCCCATGCCCTTCCCTGGGGATTCTTGTCCAAAGTGTAGGCAATCTCTGAGGTTCCTGCTAACTCTCAAATGCCATGGTTGAAGAAAAAGCTACTCAGCAGCAGTCATTGCCCCAGGAGAGGCCAACCTTCAGGCAGGCTTGTCATGTTGCTCCCCAGTATTATTGGCTGCTACAGCAGTGGATTTCCAGGAGAATCAGAGGGCCATGAGGTTAGCGTTGGAAGACACATTGGAGCTGATCTAGTCCAAATCACTCATCTCCCAGAAGAAGAgcctgaggtagacagaggttaagcgTTGACTTAAGTGCCAAgagacacacaactagtaaatgtttgaggccatatttaagCCTAGGTCTTCATGGTTTCCAGTCCAGAGCTCTTCCTAATTTGCCATACTGCCTCTCAATTTTGACCAATAGggataaaggaagaaatatgagTGAGGAAAAAACAAAGTACACTCACaaatatttaaacaatttttcTTCTTCACTGGTAGAATTCTTACTTGGCCCAACTCAAATTCCAccacctccaggaagccttccctcatCTTCTGGTCAGAAGTGATCTTCCCCCTTGAACTTGACTTAGAATCATGACATTTTAGAGTTAGGAGACACATTGGTGGATATTTCATCTGATccatccttcttcctctcctcctcctgccAAAGTACTCTACTCCACCATAAACGTGTGTCcatccagtctttgcttgaagacctcgcTGTATGAGCTGCTCTAACTGTTGGGATATTTCCTAACGTGAAGCTTCCATTGGCCTCTTTACAGCTTGTACtcattgttcctggttctgcccatgGAGTCCAAATAGAATGAAATCAATCCCTCTTCTACTTGCCCACTTTTTCAGCTATTAGAAGACTCTTATTGTCCTAGTGAACCCCTTAAATAGTTTGCTTTCCCTTTCTAAGTGCCATCTATCCTGTAATGTTATGTAATTTAGTTATTGAAGTGGGTGTTTTATTTCCCAACTAGACTACATACAGGCTTGATGAGATTCCTAGTGAGAGCTCGGTACAtagtagaggcttaataaatactggtgaaatgattcattgaggAGCTTTGGGGCTCTGccttatttaaattctttatctCCTCTAGTGTCTAGAACTCTGTGCTGTACACACTAGGGTCTTCATAAGCAGTTGATGCTGGGCATAGGCAAGTaaagctgaaataaaaaaaaagcaaagtactTTTTAGACTTCATACTGCTTTAGAcgtatcagctattattattattgctgttgtttttagAAACAATCATCACTTTCAgagttgtatttatttattttcatttttctaaaccctcaccttccgtcttagagccaatactctgtattggctccaaggcagaagagtggcaagggcttggcaatgggggttaagtgacttgcccagggtcacccagatgggaagtgtctgaggccagatttgaacccagaacctcccatctctaggcctggatctccatccactgagccacccagctgccccccccccagagttGTATTTATAAAGAAATCTGCTTGTAGGATGCAAGCTGTTTAAGGCAGAGATTTGTTTTGGTGCCATCTTTGTATCCACAGTACCTAGCTCAGTGCCTGGtctatagtaggtgctttataaaataCTTGTGAAGTAGAATggaagaaaaccttttttttttctctgttgaaTAGGAATGGGAGAAGGCTAGAGCCCCCAATAATCAGGGCCTGATGACTTACTTAAATTCTTTTTAGTGCTAATGAGGCAAATGTATTCTCTTGTAGGTTGGCTACGCTTCATCCTGCTCGGTTCTTAGCGACAAATACCAGTTCCCAGCTTACGTTCGTGTAATAACAAGTGACAAGTTCCAGTCCACAGCCATGGTGGAACTTATCAAACATTTCGGGTGGGTCTGGATTGGCACGATAGCCGCCGATGATGACTATGGGAAATACGGCATCAAAattttcaaggaggaaatagagaaggCCAGTCTCTGCATCGCATTCTCCGAAACCATCCCCAAGATCTACAACCAGCAAAAACTGGCAGCTGTTGTTGAGACCATCAAGAACTCTACAGCTACGGTCATCGTGCTTTACACGTCAGATATTGACCTCAGCCCTTTCGTGTTGGAAATTGAATATAATGGCATCACAAATAGAACGTGGATCGCCAGCGAGGCCTGGATAACGTCCTCCCTCATTGCGAAGCCTGAATACTTCCCCTATTTTGGGGGAACCATTGGGTTTGCTGTTCCGAGGTCTGACATCCCAGGCCTAAAAGAATTTCTCTATGATGTGCATCCCAGCAAGGATCCCAACGATAACATCACGATCGAGTTCTGGCAGACGGCTTTCAACTGCACCTGGCCCAACAGCAGCGTGCCCTATAATTCTGACCACAGGGTCAACATGACTGGAAGAGAAAACCGAGTCCACTCGATGTCTGATAAATTCTGTACCGGCGAGGAGAAGTTGGAGGACCTGGAAAATACCTATCTGGATATGTCCCAGCTCCGGATAacaaataatgtgaaaaatgcCGTTTACGCTTTGGCGTACGCTCTGGATGAAATGAGTCGATGCATAGAAGGACAAGGACCTTATCTGCCAGGAAATACATGTGCCTATTTGGAAGACTTTGAGCCTTGGCAGGTATGagttttcttcatcttctttgcgTCTCAGCACACCGGCCCCATTTTCGATCTGGTGGCACGTTTCAAACTTTTTATATTGGGCTTTCTCAAGGGAGATGAACCCGCCATTTTCTGAGCTTGTTGGTTAGAAGGTTTTCTACTCCTCTTCTGTAGCACACTTGAAGGCAGGGCCTCCGCTCCTATTCAGGAAGGAAAAGCCAAATGGGATGATTATAAACTCCCATAGAGCATGCTATAGAGTTCCAACGTAGAGATTCTCCTCTTATCAACACTAGAATTTGGGCTGATCTATTCAGTCGATTGTCTATTTGCTGCTCTCCGATTTCGTTCACAAACACCCTTGAAACATTAGGGCTTAGTTGGATTCTTGTTATTTTGGGCGTCATGACGGCTCATCATCTTCCTTGGTATTGTTTCACAAGGATGATGGGAGTCTACATGGAAACAGCCCTGGGTGGCTCCATCCTGCTGATTTagaggaaagagtgctggattggGAATCAAGGACTTGGGTGGGCTCTATTCTTACTAGCTAGATGATCTTGATTCGATGACTTAACCTCCGTCCAGGCTccagtttcttctttaaataaaaagaCTGGCCTACAGGAGACCAAAGATTCCTTCTGCTTCTGATTCTGTGGATCTATGAAGCCCTATGAAGGACGGGTAGCCATAGCCCTTGGAAAAGACTCTGCTCAAGCATAGTAAAGtgatgggaaaaaacaaaaggggagtaCTCGACAGAAATGACTCTGAGCTTTGTCTAGGAGCTGAGAGGCATCGATTAATGATGcctctttattaattaataattataaatatatataaataataatataaaaaatatataatttaattaaattaataatgcCAGTGAGTTCTTGGCTTAGAGCATTGCTAAAGAGCCCATCATGTTAGCCATCTGCTTGGAGTGAGTGGCGAAGAACTTGTATGACCGTAGCTAAACCCTGCCTTCTTCTGTGTCAGAAGGACATTCAAAATGCAGCAGCTGGGTGAAAGAATTGTCAAAAGTGGAGGGATGGCAGTGCAGTAAGTGAACTATGGGTTGGGGATCTCAATCCTCGCTGGGATAATACATTATCCCATATTGGCTATCTTTTCACAGACATCCACtacttttgtcttttcttccccattttcaTCCCATCAAAAACTTGGTCTCAGAAAAAAGACCAAATCTCATTAATTTCTACCTTAGTGTTACTCTAAGGCAATCCCCTAAGTCTGTCATGACAttcttataaataatattatagagAGAGGTGGACAGAGTGACAGTACAATTTGGCAAATGGGAAACTGGCTTAATGATGGTCTGAGATGGCTCAATGTTACTTGGAGGAAGAGCTCTGGTGGTATTCCCTAGAGATTTGTTCTTGGCCCTATTTGTGCTGGCTGAGAATTTAATCGGTGGTGTGCCTAATGACACAAATAGCATGCATACTTACCTAGTCCACAACTAGTGCATGATGGGAGAGAGACTGAATATGCTGGACACCAAGAGTTGGAATCCAGACTATTCCCAGCTAGAGACCAATGGTAGTGAGTTGAATGACATAAATATTAGAGAAAgatttttgtttctattcttgGGTTCCAAGAATCAATTTCACAAATATAGGATGAGGAAAACAACTCCTGTGACAAATGAAAGGATTGAATGTGAGGGGGCAGCCAGAAGAGCTGATGATTAACCTGGGCTAAATTCAAAGAGGGATGATGCCTAGAACTAGAGGGATCACAGTTCTCAAACATTTGACCCTCCCCCAGGGACCTCTAGAGAACTATGTTCAGTTCTGAGCACCATGTTTTAGGAAAGGCATAGCTGAGATGGAATCCAGAAAGGGACAATCAGGGTACCAAGACAACTGGACAATAGATATGTTGGGAAAATAGAGGCTGTTTAGACTATACAGGAGAAGActtaaggaggggaggggaaatatctgctttcaaatatttgaagagttgctGCATTGAAGAAAGTTAGATTTCTCTGCTTAGTTTCAGAGGGCAGAATTAGGGAAAAGTAGGAGAAACAGAAATTTGCTAATGGCAAGAAAAAAGTCCCTAGCAATTAGATCTAACTCAAAATGGAATGGACTCTCTTGTGGTTGAGCTGCCCCTCGTTGGAGGTCTCCAAGCAGATCCTGAATGAACACTTGTTGTGGGGTGTTGTAGAAGAGAATCTTGGGTGGGTATGGGTTGGATTGGGTGGACACGGAGGTAGTCTTCAGTTGGGAGGTCCTATTGCTCTGTGATTCAATGAATGAATACTAGAAGGATCAGACCTGTCAATAGTACCaatttttgaaagaattaaaaaatattttaaaagtaatataatTTATCATAATTTTTCCTATCTATACAAATGTACTTTaataaaacaattatatatatattttagatatatatttaattaaagatatatatttaattaaaaattaaaaatatttttatattttttacttcaAAATAAGAATTTTTCATCTATCTTTAGTGTGTTCAAAAGCATTGTGTGAATGTACAAAGCTTGGCCCTTTGAGGTAGTATTGAATTATGGTCCCTCTAATTAGGACTATGAAACTTCAATGAAGAATGTGGTCAGAATTGGATGGGAGTGATTAGGGGTACTTCATTGCCTTCTACTCTGGAAGACTATCCTTATTCATCTGTTGTGCACCCCCACGTCCTATAATCTCACACAACAGATTTTACTATAATATTCAGTAATACTACACATTGCCTGGCATTGAATGTGATGCAATCCCCCCTTTTTCTCCTACTCAGAAGTCCATAAAGACAATTTCAGCATCCATCCATATTGGTATTATCTTTCAGTTAGCTACAATACAGTCAGATATTATGACTAAGAGCAGGGCTCCAAGTTTAGTAATGGCTATCCAGGTTCAAAatagtttgcttttttaaaatcataaaatcgTGTTTTCTAAACTACGAAGATTTTGACAAACTTCTGTTACTGTCACCTGATTCCTAGTTAATGTACTATCTGAAAACACTTAAATTTAAAGCCCATAATGGTGACGAATTGGCACTTGATGAAAATGGAGATGTGACTGGATATTATGACATCTTGAATTGGCAACTGAATGATGCTGGTAAAGTTGACTTTGTGAAGATTGGGAAATTCAAGTTCACCCATtccaaacatgagctgatcatGAAGGAAAATACATCTGTATTCTGGAATACTGAAACACTGGAGGTTAGTCCTCTTAGACCCCTATTTTGTGCATTTCTATTTCTACAGAGAACTCTgatattgtaaaatttaaatgaatgtccataactccaagtattatattttataagatttattagtaatcatttgaagtagaagaacaaaagtaaaagcctgagtaaaaccatgtgagtaaaattctcctgcctggctcccCCCAGCCTCCACAGCCCCattctgggaagaagagagagggaggagctacacaaaacttatatatGTTCTCTATGGTAGTAGGTTAGAGTAAATACGCAAATGGAATGCTGGGAAAGGGAGTCCTGGGGAGccgattctaattacacaatagcAAACTCCTAGCAATGACGTGGCCCCTAAGGGTCTGGTATGTGCTTTCACTGTGTTGGAATCTACCTTTATTCCCCAGATCTGGTCTTCAAAGTGACTCATTCCCTTTTTATGGAGGGGGAAGGCTATGGAGCTGAATAGgatgtttatataaaaatattttcttcccctACAGAGGAATGAACTCTAAATCTGTTAggtcagaagatttgggttcaaaccttatttttatttagataacTCTCTAAGTCAATATTAATCTTCATTGGCAGGGAGGGTGGCTACTTACTGTGCCCCTGGCACCAGAAGACTTCTAGGGAGAGCTAGGGAGGAGAGGCAGAGTGGAACTCTGGGTCATGCTAAGATTTTTGCAGTCCCTCAGCCATTTGGTATCCCTCCTTTGACCTTTTCCTCATTCCACTCTTTAATTTCTTGCCACCATTTGCATGAACCCATTCTGGGACCATGGGATCATTCCAAGAATACATCTCTTGTTGGCCAACTTCTCTCCAGTTGAGATCTCACCTCCCCAAACCCCAATTCTTCCATCTCCATGGCTCCCCTTCAAATAGCTTAAAGAGCATCCATTGGTGGGTTAGAGAGGAAGATATTGACACAGAAGAAAGTTCAAGGGTTGGAGTTGCTCCCATCTTTCTTTCCTGTTCTAGAGGGAGCCACAAGGCAGAGTTGGTAGTGAGGTTTCATGCTGGATTTTCCAATTATTGGTTCTCTTTTCCAGAGTAAACCCTTAGTCTGGACTGGGGagatgagggaagagaagaacTGTATTCTAGACCTGGATTTGTCCCTATCACCCCAGTTTCAGTCTCATTAATGGTGTAGATTAAAAGTCTATATCTTATCCTTGTATTCTTTAGATTCCCCATTCAGTTTGCACCGATCTTTGTAAACCTGGAACCAGGAAGGGGATTCGTCAAGGGGAGCCTATATGCTGTTTCGATTGCCTCGTGTGCGCAGATGGCCATGTCTCCCGGACCCCAGGTATCGTCCAGTCACCTTTTGCCTTCTGTGAAACAGATGGTTGGGTGCAATGagggtgttctttttttttttaatgtcatagaaTAGGTAAATGAACTTTGTtctattgtctttcttttctggacatttgaaaattatttttttccatgactATGTATGATGAGGTTGTATTTTAGAACAAAGTCGCTGCTTTATTTCCATAACTAAAACCTCTTGAATGATAATTAATGCAAACTTATTCCTGATTCCTCTATGGTGATCATTGATATTCCTCACCAATTGTTATCACTTGGTTCCATGCAAAGAGAGTATTTGGCAGAGCAGTGACACTCAGGGCTGTTACTTCCCCAGGAGCAACATTATAAATGGAAGAGAAAGCAACCACCCATAGTTCCAAAGTACCACTGATAAATCATCTCCTGAGAACACTATAACGAACTTGGGTGCAGATTGAGACTTATATTTTTGGATACGAGAAATATATGAATTTGCTTATTTGGTACAAAGATCAAGTTTATCCTCATtttggaagggagaggaggaaccAAAGGGGAAGTGAGAACTAACAATAGCACTGCAAAAAATTCTGAAGAATCATTCAACAAGAAAATATAagggcctactgtgtgccaaggacCCTGCTGGGGTGGAGGTTTACAAATACAAAGAACTTTCTATTGTTActccttgtgtgaccttaggcaagtca belongs to Monodelphis domestica isolate mMonDom1 chromosome 8, mMonDom1.pri, whole genome shotgun sequence and includes:
- the VN2R653 gene encoding vomeronasal 2 receptor 653 isoform X2, encoding MVSTQKAMISALLVFLLLTFVIYGEEEEPTCRLLGKFDLHGYVESTNHSLIIGGMFPIHSRTIPENESILEPVSAKCEGFYFRGFRWTKTMIHTVNEINQRKDILPNITLGYQIFDSCFTISKSMEGTLSFLTGQDEHKPNFRCSAGAPLAGVIGAGGSALSVATSRLLGLYYFPQVGYASSCSVLSDKYQFPAYVRVITSDKFQSTAMVELIKHFGWVWIGTIAADDDYGKYGIKIFKEEIEKASLCIAFSETIPKIYNQQKLAAVVETIKNSTATVIVLYTSDIDLSPFVLEIEYNGITNRTWIASEAWITSSLIAKPEYFPYFGGTIGFAVPRSDIPGLKEFLYDVHPSKDPNDNITIEFWQTAFNCTWPNSSVPYNSDHRVNMTGRENRVHSMSDKFCTGEEKLEDLENTYLDMSQLRITNNVKNAVYALAYALDEMSRCIEGQGPYLPGNTCAYLEDFEPWQLMYYLKTLKFKAHNGDELALDENGDVTGYYDILNWQLNDAGKVDFVKIGKFKFTHSKHELIMKENTSVFWNTETLEIPHSVCTDLCKPGTRKGIRQGEPICCFDCLVCADGHVSRTPGSRECEKCHEDYWSNAAKDDCVLKEVEFLGYDEALGFTLVTLSIFGALVVVAVTVVYVIYRKTPLAKANDRELSFLLQLSLIITLLTSLLFIGKPYNWSCMARQVTLAMGFSLCLSCILGKTIALFLSYRVSKSKVRFTSIRPLYQKLIVLFSVLIESALCTAYLVMMPPKVYKNMESQNIKIILECNEGSIEFLCSVFGFDAFLALLSFLTTFVARKLPDNYNEAKCITFGMLVFFIVWISFVPAYLSTKGKFKVAVEIFAILASSFGLLGCVFAPKCYIILLRPKRNTDEIVGGKVPTTDRSIQLTSASVSSEMNVTVSTVVLDD
- the VN2R653 gene encoding vomeronasal 2 receptor 653 isoform X1, with translation MIHTVNEINQRKDILPNITLGYQIFDSCFTISKSMEGTLSFLTGQDEHKPNFRCSAGAPLAGVIGAGGSALSVATSRLLGLYYFPQVGYASSCSVLSDKYQFPAYVRVITSDKFQSTAMVELIKHFGWVWIGTIAADDDYGKYGIKIFKEEIEKASLCIAFSETIPKIYNQQKLAAVVETIKNSTATVIVLYTSDIDLSPFVLEIEYNGITNRTWIASEAWITSSLIAKPEYFPYFGGTIGFAVPRSDIPGLKEFLYDVHPSKDPNDNITIEFWQTAFNCTWPNSSVPYNSDHRVNMTGRENRVHSMSDKFCTGEEKLEDLENTYLDMSQLRITNNVKNAVYALAYALDEMSRCIEGQGPYLPGNTCAYLEDFEPWQLMYYLKTLKFKAHNGDELALDENGDVTGYYDILNWQLNDAGKVDFVKIGKFKFTHSKHELIMKENTSVFWNTETLEIPHSVCTDLCKPGTRKGIRQGEPICCFDCLVCADGHVSRTPGSRECEKCHEDYWSNAAKDDCVLKEVEFLGYDEALGFTLVTLSIFGALVVVAVTVVYVIYRKTPLAKANDRELSFLLQLSLIITLLTSLLFIGKPYNWSCMARQVTLAMGFSLCLSCILGKTIALFLSYRVSKSKVRFTSIRPLYQKLIVLFSVLIESALCTAYLVMMPPKVYKNMESQNIKIILECNEGSIEFLCSVFGFDAFLALLSFLTTFVARKLPDNYNEAKCITFGMLVFFIVWISFVPAYLSTKGKFKVAVEIFAILASSFGLLGCVFAPKCYIILLRPKRNTDEIVGGKVPTTDRSIQLTSASVSSEMNVTVSTVVLDD